The Flavipsychrobacter sp. genome contains the following window.
AGTGTAGATCTACCGGACGAGATATTTAATATCGAGCCTAATGATCACTGTATCTATCTAGCGGTAAAGCAGTATTTAGCTGCTCAACGTCAAGGTACGCACAAGACTAAAACTCGTGCAGAGGTTCAAGGTTCTACTAAGAAACTTCACCGTCAAAAAGGTACTGGTGGTTCTCGTAAGGGTAACATCCGTAACCCATTATATAAAGGTGGTGGTGTTGTTAACGGTCCTGTTCCTCACGATTATAGCTTCAAGTTAAACCGTAAGGTGAAGGATTTGGCAAAAATGTCTGCACTTACTTACAAAGCTCGTGAAAACAAGCTTTTCATAGTAGAAGACATCAAAATGGATGCTCCTAAGACGAAAGACTTCGTGGCAATGATGAATAGCATTCAGCCAAACAACCCTAAATCTCTATTCGTTATACCTGAGGTTGACGAAAATCTAATATTAAGCAGCCGTAACGTAGACAGAAACAAAACTGTTGTGCTAAGCGACGTTAATACCTACGACCTGACAAATGCTCAAGTCTTAGTATTCACAGAAAGTGCTGCTAATATGTTCAACGAGATCGTTGCAGAGACAGAAGAAGCATAAAATAAATAAGAATAATCATTTCGTAACTCGAAATATATAGATAATGAAACCAGCAGATGTTTTGGTTAAGCCAGTAATAACCGAGAAAGTAAACCTTCAGATGGAAGAAGAAGGTCGTTATACTTTCGTGGTAGACAAAAAGGCTAACAAATTAGAGATAAAAAAAGCTGTTGAAGAGTTTTACGGTGTGCAAGTGACTAATGTGAATACTATAGTTGTACCAGGTAAAAGTAAAAC
Protein-coding sequences here:
- the rplD gene encoding 50S ribosomal protein L4, whose translation is MQVDVLNNKGEKTGRSVDLPDEIFNIEPNDHCIYLAVKQYLAAQRQGTHKTKTRAEVQGSTKKLHRQKGTGGSRKGNIRNPLYKGGGVVNGPVPHDYSFKLNRKVKDLAKMSALTYKARENKLFIVEDIKMDAPKTKDFVAMMNSIQPNNPKSLFVIPEVDENLILSSRNVDRNKTVVLSDVNTYDLTNAQVLVFTESAANMFNEIVAETEEA
- the rplW gene encoding 50S ribosomal protein L23, with translation MKPADVLVKPVITEKVNLQMEEEGRYTFVVDKKANKLEIKKAVEEFYGVQVTNVNTIVVPGKSKTRFTKAGFIDGVKSSYKKAIVTLAEGETIDLFV